The Methanomethylovorans hollandica DSM 15978 genome includes a region encoding these proteins:
- the hemC gene encoding hydroxymethylbilane synthase, whose product MRIGTRGSALALAQADIVARMLADRGIETSRKIIKTTGDRFTDRPLHEVAGVGAFVRELDDRMVEGFIEIAVHSMKDLPTVRPKELTTSAVLERDSPSDVLMTRDGAKLDDLPKGAVIGTTSMRRRAQLLRYRSDLHIKDLRGNINTRMKKLEDGHYDGILLAEAGLQRMKWELDVERLDTDKFCPSANQGTIAVVTPAGSEAETVTAQLNHTQTRIATEIERIVIKDVEGGCTAPIGSFAQFINNDEVKVLAEVLSLDGTRQVRIEEVIPLEDYRNHALRLGKEIVAMGGKDLVKEAVSKLRINK is encoded by the coding sequence ATGAGAATAGGAACACGAGGCAGTGCCCTTGCTCTTGCACAGGCGGATATCGTTGCCAGGATGCTGGCAGACAGAGGTATTGAAACAAGCCGTAAGATCATAAAGACTACAGGCGACAGATTCACAGACCGGCCATTGCATGAAGTAGCAGGTGTTGGCGCCTTTGTGCGTGAACTTGACGACCGGATGGTGGAAGGATTCATAGAGATTGCGGTGCATTCCATGAAAGATCTGCCAACTGTCAGACCAAAAGAACTTACAACTTCTGCTGTCCTTGAGAGGGATTCCCCAAGTGATGTGCTGATGACAAGGGATGGAGCAAAGCTGGATGATCTGCCAAAAGGTGCGGTGATCGGCACCACTTCCATGCGCCGAAGAGCTCAGCTTTTAAGATACAGGTCAGATCTGCACATAAAAGACCTTAGGGGTAATATCAACACCCGCATGAAGAAACTTGAGGATGGACATTACGATGGGATCCTGCTTGCAGAAGCGGGGTTACAGCGTATGAAATGGGAGCTTGACGTCGAGCGCCTGGATACAGATAAATTTTGCCCATCTGCCAACCAGGGAACCATAGCTGTTGTGACACCTGCTGGTTCGGAAGCAGAAACTGTGACCGCTCAACTTAATCACACTCAGACCCGTATCGCCACGGAAATAGAACGCATAGTGATAAAAGACGTAGAAGGTGGATGCACAGCTCCTATAGGCTCCTTTGCACAGTTCATTAACAATGATGAGGTAAAAGTACTTGCAGAAGTCCTTTCCCTTGATGGGACCCGGCAGGTGCGTATCGAAGAGGTTATTCCTCTTGAAGATTATCGCAACCATGCCTTAAGACTTGGCAAGGAGATAGTAGCTATGGGCGGCAAAGACCTTGTAAAAGAAGCAGTTTCCAAACTAAGGATCAACAAGTGA
- the hemL gene encoding glutamate-1-semialdehyde 2,1-aminomutase yields the protein MLVELTRSEKLYEKARKLIPGGVSSPVRAIKPFPFYTVSASGSKITDADGNGYIDFCLAYGPNILGHANPKIKQTIIEQLDKGWLYGTPTELEIKLAERIAGIYPSIDMVRFVSTGTEATMSALRVARGFTGRNKFIKIEGGFHGAHDAVLVKAGSGATTLGKPDSLGVPEDFTRNTLQVPFNDIEALIEVMEKYGKDIAAFILEPVMGNVGPILPDEGYLQEVRKITEENDVVLIFDEVITGFRMAMGGAQEYYGVTPDMTTLGKIIGGGMPIGVFGGKREIMEMVAPSGGVYQAGTYSGSPTSVAAGITVLDILEEENVHKKLNATGDKLRAGITDIVEDLGLNYNVCGVSSMFKVFFGDRPRNYQEVLRCDKEGYLKFFFRMLESSIFLPPSQFETNFLCTAHSEEDLERLLAAYQANLK from the coding sequence ATGTTAGTGGAATTGACAAGATCAGAGAAATTATATGAAAAAGCACGGAAACTAATACCAGGTGGAGTAAGCAGTCCTGTCAGGGCCATTAAACCCTTCCCATTTTATACAGTATCCGCCTCGGGATCAAAGATAACCGATGCTGACGGCAATGGGTACATAGATTTCTGCCTTGCATACGGGCCAAATATATTGGGACATGCCAACCCAAAAATAAAGCAGACTATCATCGAACAGCTTGATAAGGGCTGGCTGTACGGCACTCCCACGGAACTGGAGATCAAGCTTGCGGAAAGGATAGCAGGGATATACCCGAGCATAGATATGGTAAGGTTCGTTTCCACCGGTACTGAGGCTACTATGAGCGCACTGCGTGTTGCACGTGGTTTTACCGGCAGGAACAAGTTCATCAAGATAGAAGGCGGTTTCCATGGAGCCCATGATGCAGTGCTCGTTAAGGCCGGTTCAGGTGCCACCACTCTGGGAAAACCAGACTCTCTAGGAGTACCTGAGGACTTCACAAGGAATACATTGCAGGTGCCTTTCAACGATATAGAGGCACTTATAGAGGTCATGGAAAAGTACGGAAAAGATATTGCAGCTTTTATACTGGAGCCTGTGATGGGCAACGTTGGTCCGATACTTCCGGATGAGGGTTACCTCCAGGAAGTGCGCAAGATCACAGAAGAGAATGATGTCGTGCTCATTTTTGATGAGGTTATCACAGGATTCCGCATGGCCATGGGTGGAGCCCAGGAATACTACGGGGTCACTCCGGATATGACCACCTTAGGTAAGATCATAGGTGGCGGCATGCCCATAGGGGTGTTCGGAGGAAAACGAGAGATCATGGAAATGGTAGCCCCATCGGGTGGCGTATACCAGGCTGGCACATACAGCGGCAGCCCCACATCCGTAGCTGCAGGAATTACTGTTCTTGATATACTGGAAGAAGAGAACGTGCACAAGAAACTGAATGCCACAGGAGACAAACTGCGTGCGGGCATCACCGATATTGTTGAGGACCTCGGCCTTAACTACAATGTGTGTGGTGTATCCTCGATGTTCAAGGTGTTCTTTGGGGACAGACCCCGCAACTATCAGGAAGTCCTTAGATGTGACAAGGAAGGTTATCTGAAATTCTTCTTCAGGATGCTGGAAAGCAGCATATTCCTGCCTCCATCACAGTTCGAAACGAATTTCCTCTGCACTGCACATTCGGAAGAGGACCTGGAAAGGCTGCTGGCTGCATACCAAGCAAATCTCAAATAA
- the hemB gene encoding porphobilinogen synthase translates to MFPQVRMRRLRSGKIRDMIRETSLSVDDLIYPMFVDENIDSPLAMSSMPGISRLPVEMAADDAKEAAELGIPAVILFGIPSTKDDKGSSAWGEDDVVQRAVREIKNELGKDMYVITDVCLCEYTSHGHCGVVDMEHEQILNDPTLPLLGRTAVSHALAGADMVAPSGMMDGMITAIRDALDKSNCSDVPIMSYAAKYSSAFYGPFREAADSGYSFGDRSSYQMDPANSDEAVREAELDILEGADVIMVKPALPYLDVLYRIKTEFKMPTAAYNVSGEFAMLKAAARLGWLDENKVMYESLLSIKRAGADMILTYFAKDLARMLK, encoded by the coding sequence ATGTTCCCACAGGTTAGGATGAGAAGGCTAAGAAGCGGCAAGATAAGAGATATGATCCGAGAGACCTCACTTTCGGTGGATGACCTTATCTATCCCATGTTCGTGGATGAAAATATCGATTCACCACTAGCAATGTCCTCAATGCCGGGGATCTCCAGGCTTCCCGTGGAGATGGCAGCAGACGATGCTAAAGAAGCAGCAGAACTGGGAATTCCCGCCGTTATACTCTTTGGGATACCTTCCACAAAAGATGATAAAGGAAGCAGCGCATGGGGCGAGGATGATGTAGTACAGCGGGCAGTGCGCGAGATAAAGAACGAGCTTGGAAAGGACATGTATGTTATAACAGATGTGTGCCTGTGCGAATATACAAGTCATGGACATTGTGGCGTAGTTGATATGGAACATGAACAGATATTGAACGATCCCACACTTCCTCTGCTTGGCAGAACTGCAGTAAGCCATGCACTGGCCGGAGCAGATATGGTAGCTCCTTCCGGAATGATGGACGGAATGATAACTGCCATAAGAGACGCACTTGACAAAAGTAACTGTAGTGATGTGCCTATAATGTCATATGCAGCGAAGTACTCTTCTGCTTTTTACGGACCTTTCAGGGAAGCAGCTGATTCCGGTTATTCGTTTGGAGATCGTTCCAGTTACCAGATGGACCCTGCAAATTCAGATGAAGCAGTGAGAGAAGCAGAACTGGATATATTGGAAGGGGCTGATGTTATTATGGTAAAACCCGCCCTTCCTTATCTCGACGTACTCTATCGCATCAAGACAGAGTTCAAGATGCCCACTGCTGCATACAATGTCAGCGGGGAGTTCGCAATGCTGAAAGCTGCTGCACGTTTGGGCTGGCTGGACGAGAATAAGGTAATGTATGAATCCCTGCTTTCCATCAAAAGAGCAGGAGCAGATATGATACTAACCTATTTTGCTAAGGACCTTGCAAGGATGTTAAAATAA
- the hemA gene encoding glutamyl-tRNA reductase yields the protein MTEINSMVITHSKASIEEMERSWNGDLEEVLRSLYSNEFVQECVVMKTCNRIEIYVVSPKGSSVLFNFAKSMAFPLQVVEFLDHNESLLHLLRLACGLESMIVGEDQILGQIRDMYLLAKKTGTTGRMLDTAFSKAIQVGKRVRTETEVNRGSVSIGSAAVDLAEMVLGGLEGKMILVIGTGEMGTLVTRALAHREMDLVYIANRTFEKARDLADSMGGHAVHFENLAENVRKADVVISATSAPHYVLRISLIEEIMKGRERDLLLIDIANPRDIESSVAEIEHVKLYNIDNLRIINERNLAQRKEEAKKAEKIVDEELCLLLKQYKQQKADHIVSAIYANVYNVRKQEKERAVTKLRAYHTIGEIENKVLDDLTHSIVNKILAEPTKVLRNAAEMSDDELLDVVSRLFNIDKIPEKNNNKCK from the coding sequence TTGACTGAGATAAACAGCATGGTGATAACCCATTCCAAAGCCAGCATAGAAGAAATGGAAAGGTCATGGAATGGTGACCTTGAAGAAGTGCTCAGGAGCCTTTATTCAAATGAGTTCGTCCAGGAATGTGTGGTGATGAAGACCTGCAACCGCATAGAGATATATGTGGTTTCCCCGAAAGGCAGCAGTGTGTTGTTCAATTTTGCAAAAAGTATGGCCTTTCCCTTGCAAGTGGTCGAATTCCTGGACCACAATGAGTCACTCTTACACCTCTTACGTCTGGCTTGCGGACTGGAATCAATGATCGTCGGGGAGGACCAGATCCTTGGGCAGATAAGAGATATGTACCTGCTTGCAAAAAAAACAGGCACTACCGGAAGAATGCTTGATACGGCCTTCAGCAAAGCCATACAGGTAGGTAAGCGCGTCCGTACAGAAACGGAAGTGAACAGAGGTTCAGTATCTATTGGTTCAGCTGCAGTCGATCTGGCTGAAATGGTACTTGGAGGCCTGGAAGGAAAAATGATTCTCGTTATTGGTACCGGGGAGATGGGAACTCTGGTGACCAGGGCGCTTGCTCATAGAGAAATGGATCTGGTATATATAGCAAATCGCACTTTTGAAAAAGCCAGAGATCTGGCCGATAGTATGGGAGGCCATGCAGTGCATTTTGAGAACCTGGCCGAAAATGTACGAAAGGCAGATGTAGTTATCAGTGCCACATCCGCACCTCACTATGTACTTAGAATATCTTTGATAGAAGAGATCATGAAAGGCCGGGAAAGAGACCTTCTTCTTATCGATATCGCCAACCCAAGAGATATCGAATCAAGTGTTGCAGAGATTGAGCATGTCAAACTGTACAACATAGATAATCTAAGGATCATAAACGAAAGGAATCTGGCACAACGCAAAGAAGAAGCTAAGAAGGCAGAAAAAATAGTTGATGAGGAGCTGTGCTTGCTACTGAAACAATACAAGCAGCAGAAAGCTGACCATATAGTTTCTGCCATTTATGCCAATGTGTATAATGTAAGAAAACAGGAAAAAGAACGTGCTGTTACTAAACTGCGCGCTTATCACACCATTGGTGAGATAGAGAACAAAGTGCTGGATGACCTCACACATTCAATAGTCAATAAAATTTTGGCAGAGCCTACAAAAGTACTGCGCAACGCTGCAGAAATGAGCGATGATGAGCTGCTGGATGTGGTCTCAAGGTTATTCAATATTGATAAGATCCCGGAAAAGAACAATAACAAATGCAAATAA
- a CDS encoding precorrin-2 dehydrogenase/sirohydrochlorin ferrochelatase family protein: protein MPENKRFLPLMIDLHGRTVVIFGGGSVGERKAELFSEYGNTVVISRNFSHRLSELHDQKLATLIRADAGTLSDNDIKEIIEDAFLVIPATSNRQINDRITTIARSLKILTNQVDTIGEITIPAVIHRGDLVIGISTTGSSPAFSRYVRQNIEKVITPEYEQMILLQNDIRTYLKEHIKEQKMRKTILWEVLEDPMVWKDISESYEKAYKRAYVIVQKQINKKD from the coding sequence ATGCCAGAGAATAAACGATTCCTTCCACTAATGATTGACCTGCACGGCAGAACAGTGGTGATCTTTGGCGGGGGCTCCGTAGGGGAAAGAAAAGCAGAATTGTTCAGTGAATATGGCAATACGGTTGTTATAAGCAGGAATTTCTCTCACAGACTAAGTGAACTCCATGACCAAAAGCTTGCAACACTCATACGAGCGGATGCAGGCACACTTTCAGATAATGATATCAAAGAGATTATAGAGGATGCTTTTCTTGTGATCCCTGCCACCAGCAACAGGCAAATAAACGATCGTATCACAACCATCGCAAGATCCCTGAAAATATTGACAAATCAGGTAGATACCATAGGAGAAATTACAATACCAGCTGTGATCCATAGAGGAGATCTGGTAATTGGTATTTCTACCACTGGTTCAAGCCCGGCTTTTTCAAGATATGTCCGTCAGAACATCGAAAAGGTCATCACTCCCGAATATGAGCAGATGATATTACTGCAGAATGACATCCGAACTTATCTCAAAGAACATATTAAAGAACAAAAGATGCGAAAAACGATCCTTTGGGAAGTACTGGAGGATCCGATGGTCTGGAAAGATATCTCTGAATCATACGAAAAAGCGTATAAAAGAGCATATGTTATAGTACAGAAACAAATCAATAAGAAAGATTGA
- the ahbB gene encoding siroheme decarboxylase subunit beta, with the protein MEMTEIQKQILVLTQEGIPITSSPYQDISQQLSITEEEVVKQITLMKELGIIRRFGASIGHRDIGITANAMCVWNVPDENVEDVGKLMATVDDVTHCYARPRHPGWPYNIFTMVHSYSRDECLAIAEEISKLTGIDDYKVMFSEKEFKKIGIRL; encoded by the coding sequence ATGGAAATGACAGAGATCCAAAAACAGATACTTGTCCTGACACAGGAAGGTATACCCATCACTTCATCACCTTACCAGGATATTTCACAACAGCTTAGCATAACCGAAGAAGAAGTTGTTAAGCAGATAACTTTGATGAAAGAACTGGGTATTATAAGAAGATTCGGCGCCTCCATAGGACATCGGGATATCGGCATCACTGCTAATGCAATGTGTGTCTGGAACGTCCCTGATGAGAATGTAGAAGATGTGGGCAAACTTATGGCAACCGTAGATGATGTGACACACTGTTATGCCCGCCCCCGTCATCCCGGCTGGCCGTATAATATTTTCACAATGGTCCATTCCTATTCCCGTGATGAATGTCTGGCTATTGCAGAAGAGATATCGAAACTTACAGGGATAGATGACTATAAGGTCATGTTCAGTGAAAAGGAATTCAAGAAAATAGGCATAAGACTATAG
- the ahbA gene encoding siroheme decarboxylase subunit alpha: protein MIRIDETDKKLLNLVQLDFPLDTHPFRILADKTGIPEDEVVKRMQHLLDEGAIRRIGPIINSKETGRVGTLVALKAPEEKIERIAELINSYPEVSHNYLRPGDYNIWFTLSAPSSQRLQEILEELRQEIQCPMMDLPTTQLFKIGVKFKIK from the coding sequence ATGATCCGGATAGATGAAACAGATAAGAAACTCCTGAATCTTGTACAACTGGATTTTCCACTTGATACACATCCTTTCAGGATACTGGCAGATAAGACAGGGATCCCCGAGGATGAAGTGGTCAAGCGCATGCAACACCTCTTGGATGAAGGAGCTATAAGACGTATAGGACCTATTATTAACAGCAAAGAAACCGGGCGTGTAGGTACTCTTGTTGCGTTGAAAGCTCCGGAAGAGAAAATAGAGCGTATTGCAGAACTAATAAATTCCTATCCGGAAGTATCACATAACTATCTGCGCCCGGGGGATTATAATATATGGTTCACACTCTCCGCACCCAGCAGCCAGCGCCTGCAGGAAATACTTGAGGAACTGAGGCAGGAGATCCAATGCCCAATGATGGACCTGCCAACCACCCAGCTGTTCAAAATAGGAGTTAAGTTCAAGATAAAGTGA
- the ahbD gene encoding heme b synthase, which translates to MEQNIEPSFKPPRLIAWELTAGCNLSCKHCRGASTSQIPEGELNTKEAKHFIDEIVEMGNPILILSGGEPLVRRDVYELAHYGTEKGLRVVLATNGTLVTEEVAKQLLEAGIKRVSVSLDGATADFHDDFRCVPGAFEGSMKGIEALKKAGIEFQINTTVTKRNVDEIPHILRMAEEIGAEALHIFLLVPTGRGKELENEEIPPVEYERVLNWFYDQQKTTPIQLKATCAPHYFRIMRQRAKKEGIEVSVKTHGYEAMTKGCLGGTGFCFVSSTGDVYPCGYLPVLAGNIRQQPFRDIWTDARVFRDLRDTSRLKGKCGRCEFKNVCSGCRARAYAATGDYLAEEPYCIYIPKNEDSHDPDR; encoded by the coding sequence ATGGAACAAAATATTGAGCCTTCTTTCAAACCTCCCAGATTAATTGCATGGGAACTTACCGCGGGCTGTAACCTTTCTTGCAAACACTGCAGAGGAGCCTCTACTTCACAGATACCTGAAGGAGAGCTTAACACTAAGGAAGCAAAACATTTCATAGACGAGATAGTGGAAATGGGCAATCCCATTTTGATCCTTAGTGGTGGTGAACCTCTTGTAAGAAGAGATGTCTACGAACTAGCACATTACGGTACCGAAAAAGGGCTAAGGGTTGTGCTTGCCACAAATGGAACCCTTGTCACTGAGGAGGTTGCAAAACAGCTTCTTGAAGCAGGTATCAAAAGGGTGAGTGTAAGCCTCGATGGCGCTACGGCAGATTTCCATGACGATTTTCGCTGTGTTCCGGGTGCTTTTGAAGGCTCCATGAAAGGCATAGAAGCACTTAAAAAAGCAGGTATAGAGTTCCAGATAAATACCACTGTTACAAAAAGGAATGTTGATGAAATACCTCATATCCTAAGAATGGCAGAGGAGATTGGTGCAGAGGCATTACATATATTTTTGCTTGTACCCACAGGCCGAGGTAAAGAACTGGAAAATGAAGAGATACCGCCTGTTGAGTATGAACGTGTCCTTAACTGGTTCTATGACCAGCAAAAAACAACACCTATCCAGTTGAAGGCAACATGTGCACCCCATTATTTCCGAATAATGCGCCAGCGTGCCAAGAAAGAGGGTATTGAGGTCTCGGTCAAAACGCACGGATACGAGGCAATGACAAAAGGTTGTCTTGGTGGCACCGGTTTTTGCTTTGTCTCCAGTACAGGTGATGTGTACCCCTGCGGATACCTGCCGGTACTTGCAGGGAACATAAGGCAGCAGCCCTTTAGGGATATCTGGACAGATGCCCGGGTCTTCAGAGACCTGAGAGACACTTCCAGATTGAAAGGCAAATGTGGCAGATGCGAATTCAAAAATGTATGCTCCGGATGCAGAGCAAGAGCTTATGCAGCAACAGGAGACTACCTCGCTGAAGAACCATATTGCATATATATACCTAAAAACGAGGATTCACATGATCCGGATAGATGA
- a CDS encoding CcmD family protein, protein MEAFVIAFFVTWIVILLYILRMIRTYYYLQREINILKKVDGN, encoded by the coding sequence ATGGAAGCTTTCGTTATTGCCTTCTTTGTAACCTGGATAGTTATACTTTTATATATCCTTCGCATGATTAGGACTTATTACTATTTGCAACGTGAGATAAACATACTTAAGAAAGTGGATGGGAATTGA
- a CDS encoding cytochrome c maturation protein CcmE domain-containing protein: MGIELGMEKQQKTIAVILFVVLVAVIGLWGVDFSQSYLMVSDLANDPQSHIGNEVNTMGNIKNGTLQVVPGVITFSLVDLEDHVSEIQVQYTGDLPASFVEGQGISLSGTMVSAQKIEAHQIVMGCPSKYTE; this comes from the coding sequence ATGGGAATTGAGCTAGGTATGGAAAAACAGCAAAAAACTATTGCAGTAATCCTGTTCGTAGTATTGGTTGCGGTGATCGGTCTGTGGGGGGTTGATTTTTCCCAGAGTTATTTAATGGTATCCGATTTGGCAAACGATCCACAGTCTCATATAGGGAATGAGGTCAATACTATGGGCAATATAAAGAACGGGACTTTACAGGTAGTACCGGGAGTAATTACCTTTTCACTGGTAGATCTGGAGGATCATGTATCTGAGATCCAGGTGCAATATACTGGAGATCTGCCTGCAAGTTTTGTTGAAGGACAGGGTATCAGTCTGAGCGGGACCATGGTTTCTGCTCAGAAGATAGAAGCTCACCAGATAGTGATGGGTTGTCCATCTAAATATACTGAATAA